A region of the Thioploca ingrica genome:
AAACGGCGATGAATGGCTTACCGGGCGTGACTCGAATCCGATCCGTATCGGGTATTGGCTTAGCCATTGTTTTTGTAGAATTTGCTTGGGGAACCGATATTTACCTAAATCGTCAACAGGTCACCGAGCGCTTAGGATTGGTGCAAGAACAATTACCGGCTGGCATTATTCCGCAAATGGGCCCCATTACTTCCATCATGGGAGAAATTATGTTAATTGCTATGCACGGTGCCAACGCCGCTAACACGCCCATGCAAATTCGGGAACTCGCTGATTGGGTAGTTCGCCCACGCCTGTTGACTATTCCCGGGGTGTCACAAGTGATTCCCATTGGCGGAGAAATTAGACAATATCAAATTACGCCCAATATCGCTATGATGGGGGATTTACAAATTACCTTGGCCGAAATTGAGAATGCTTTGACCGATTTTGCGATCAATACTAGTGGCGGGTTTCTAGAAAAACAGGCTCGTGAATATCTGATTCGCCACATTGGACGCACGACTCGGTTAGAAGATTTGCAAGATCTGGTGGTGAGTTTTCGTAGCGGCGTACCGATTCTGCTCAAGCAGGTAGCGACAGTTCATTTTTCTGCCCGTATCAAACGCGGCGATGCGAGTTTTAATGCTCAACCCGCCGTGATTTTGTCAGTGCAAAAACAACCGACCGCCGATACCGTTACCCTGACCCGCGAAATCGAAGCCGCTTTGCACGAATTGAATAGGAATATGCCAACGGGTATCACGGTAGATGATATTTTATTTAAACAGGCTAATTTTATCGAAGCCTCGGTGACTAATGTCGAAGAAGCCCTGCGAGATGGTGCGATCATGGTGGCGGTGATACTGTTCTTATTTTTATTGAACTTTCGTACCACCTTCATTTCTCTCACCGCTATTCCCATTTCTATTTTAGTCACGGTGTTAGTTTTTCGTTATTTTCATCTGTCCATTAATACCATGACCCTAGGCGGATTGGCGATAGCCATTGGAGAATTAGTCGATGATGCGGTGGTGGGGGTGGAAAATGTGGTGAGACGCTTGCGGTTAAACCATACAACCACTTCTCCGCAATCGATCATGACGATTATCAGTACCGCTACGCTCGAAGTTCGCTCGGCCATTATTTATGCCACCTTGATTATCGTACTGGTATTCGTGCCGTTGTTTGCCTTATCCGGGATTGAAGGCAGATTATTTGCGCCACTGGGTGTAGCCTACATCGTTTCTATTTTAGCGAGCATGTTAGTCTCGGTCACGCTTACCCCGGTATGGTGTTATTACTTGTTACCACAAGCGAAATTTGTCCAACATGAAGAAAGTGGGTTAGTCAAACAACTCAAGCAAATCGATACTTATTTATTAAAATGGTCATTCCATCATGCTAAGTTATTGTTAATCATAATTTTATTAATGGTTATTACCGCAATAACGACGGTACCGTTTTTAGCACGTTCGTTTCTACCCGCCTTTAATGAAGGGACTTTAACTATTAGCGTATTACTCAATCCGGGCACCTCGTTAAGTGAATCCAATAAAATCGGTACCTTAGCCGAACAACTCATTTTACAAGTACCCGAAGTAATTAAAGTGGGTAGACGAACTGGACGTGCGGAACTGGATGAACATGCTGAAGGGGTTCATTCTTCTGAGATTGAAGTCGATTTACGTCCATCAACCCGTTCCCGAACAGAAATTTTACAAGATATTCGTTCCCGTCTCGCGGCTTTGCCGGCAGTAGTTAATATTGGACAACCGATTTCTCACCGGTTAGACCATTTATTGTCGGGGGTACGTGCCCAAATTGCCTTAAAAGTATTTGGTGATGATTTAGATACCCTGAGAGGATTAGCCAGCAATTTACAAACTCAATTCGCTACCATACCCGGGATCGTCGATTTACAAATTGAAAAACAAGTTCGTATCCCGCAAACTCAAGTTCATTTGGATTACAGCAAAGCCGCTACTTATGCAGTTACCCCGGCGGCAGTAACTCATGCCCTGCAAACTTTGGTGGGTGGGCGAGTCATTTCACAAATTATTGAGGACAATCGCCGCTTCGATGTCGTGCTACGATTGGCGGATACGGATCGAACTCAACAAGGATTATCTAATTTATTAATAGAAACACCCGGTGGCTACATTCCGCTTAACCTCATTGCTGACATTGAAGATGCGGATGGTCCCAATCAAATCAGCCGTGACAACAGTCGGCGGCGCATCGTATTATCAGCCAATACCGACGGGAGTGATTTAGCCACTATCATCGCGAAAATTCGCCGAGAAATTGCCCAAACAACCTTACCGGAGGGCTACTTCATTAGTTTAGAAGGACAATTTCAAGCGCAAGAAGCAGCGACACAACTAATTAGTCTATTATCCTTGATCTCCTTAGCGTTGATTTTCTTAGTGTTATACAGTCGCTACCATTCTGCGATTATCGCCTTAATTATCATGCTCAATATACCGCTTGCTCTGGTGGGCAGCGTAATCGCTTTAAAACTCACGGATGGGATTTTATCGGTTGCCAGCTTAATTGGTTTTATCACTTTAACCGGTATCAGTGCGCGAAATGGCATTTTGAAAATCAGCCATTATCTTCATCTCATGGCGCATGAAGGCGAAGTATTTGGTCAAGCAATGATTATTCGGGGTAGTTTAGAAAGACTTACCCCCGTACTGATGACGGCACTGACGGCTGCTTTTGCCCTAATGCCGCTATTACTGGCTGCTGGTGAACCGGGTAAAGAAATTTTACATCCAGTAGCCGTCGTTATTTTTGGAGGATTAATTAGTTCTACTTTACTTGACACCCTCATTACCCCGGTGATGTTTTACTTGTGGTGTCAATCACCGGCAGAAAGATTACTCGCACTTCGTGGTAAAGCCAGCGAATATTAAACTTCCATTGACTATTATTGTTAATTAACTTGGAGTAATAATGATGAAAATATTTCCCCTAGCAACAGTTAGTATTATAGCATTACTGTTTAGCTTCAACAGTTTGGCTCACACCGATGAATTTCTGGATACGCAAAAATCTCCGCATGGCGGACAACTGCGCATGGCTGGTCATTATCATTTGGAATTAGTTGTCGCCGAAAAATCGCTAACCATCTATGTGACTGACCATGCTGGCATAGCCATTCCCACCAAAAATGGCACTGGCAATGCGATTGTCTTAGCCAACAAAGCGAAAACAACCGTAGAACTAAAGCCGGCAGAGGATAACGTGCTTCAAGGTGAAGGCAAATTTGTCTTAGATCCGAATATGAAAGTTGTGGTATCAGTGACTTTACCGGAAGATAAAGAACCACAACAAGCGCGATTTGAGCCTTTAATGAAGCAGCAGAAATAAACTCGAACCAACAATTTTGGTGGGCATTGCCCACCCTACTTGGCTAAAACAGTAGTTATTTAAACATTGTATTGCTGTTTAAGTCGCTCATAAAAACAATTAGGGGAAAAAGTTGCATCTTTATCAATCTTCTTTCTACGCCACATCTCATTCCATAGATGAATAGCATAAGATTCTCGACAAATTATCTTTATTTGCTCCGTCTTACCATCTTCTATAACCCATTTCCAATCCCACCAATTAAGTGGATAAAAAAACTCTGATGGCATCACCCATTCTTGTAAATTCAATTTTATAATGGCCTTTGAAAAAAGAGTTGGGCCGGTATCCCCCCATCTTAAAGTATTAGGGTCACGGCTTGCCGCTTTGGTGTAGCAATATTTGCCAAGATGAGAAGAAGGAGGGCATTTTATAATTCCATTACCAATCTTAACTAATTGTAATTTGTTTTTAGGTGAAACCAGATAATAAGGAGGGAAATGGGATAATTTAGGAACAGAAGTTTTCAAATTTACCCACCATTTCAATATTTCTCGTTTAAATCCACTCTGTAAAAACAGTGATTCACTTCCAAATACATAATCTGATGGAAAGTTAAAAGGTTTCAGGGCGATAATATCTGTATCTACCCAAAAATTACCCTTTTCAAATAGTAATTGGTATCGAAATAGATTAGAGAACCCAGCATAACTATTATTGTTTTTATACTTAAAGATTTTATTAGCTGGAACAATTTGGTTAGCATCTTTTATAATTGTTTTTGGTGGAATTCCAGCTACTTCATCGTAAACGTATAGATGAAAGGAATGTCCATTACGCAAAAATGAAGTAATAGACAATTGTTCCATAGAGGACAATTTTTTACCAATCCACAAGCTTTGAATAATAGGTAATTCTTTCATAAGAGATCTATATATTTAAAATTAAGCACGTAGTAGTAGGGTGGGCAAAAGCGAAGCGTTGCCCACCATTTCTTCTTATTATGATAGCACGTAACATGTAGGCTGGGTTGAGGAACGAAACCCAGCTTGCTGAAAAGTAAAACACGGTGACATTAATTCGGGGAGAGACCGGTGAGAGATTGAAAATATTCTTCTGGTCATCATTGGGTAACCTATGGGGTTGATCTCCTTAATTGGGCTACCAATAACAAATAAGCTGGGTTTCGTTCCTCAACTCAGCCTACTCGTGCTTAAGTTGATTTGACTTAGACCGAACTGATTGAATTTGACCAAATCGAAGTCACGTCGAAACCCACGTGAATAGGTTTTTTCGTGATAATCGCTATAACGGCTTAAGTTGCGGAAGTTGGCTTTACCCCGTAAACACATTAAGCTCGTCAACACCACCACGATAAACTGACGTTGTGCTTTGTTCACATTGGACATTGGCTCTAGAATAGTTTCTAATAAGCTCATGAGAACCCTCTCTGGAAATGGATAATATGGTTTTGAGCCATTATATTCTCCCACAAATTGGGTTCTCATTTAAATCTCATTCAGTTGCTTAAAACGGTCCGAACCATTGTTATTATTAATAACAAATTCTTTAAGTCTATTAATCACTTCAAACAAAGTTGTTTTACCAGAACCATTTTCACCAAGCAACAGATTAGATTGCTTAAAATCTAGCGAAAAGTTTACGAAAATTTTATAGTTATCAATGTAGATACGTTTGAGCATATACTTACCTCATACACTTAAGCCAACTAGTGTAGCAAAAACTAGTCGCTAACGCATTCGACACTCGTTTTATGAATCCTGGAATAATTACTATATTATCAAATATATACGTCAATTTTTCACCAATGCCTCCAACTGAGCGAGTGTAGCCTGGATGAAGCGTAGCGAAATCCAGGGAGATCCTAATCCTTTTTCCTGGATTTTACTTTGTTTCATCCAGGCTACTCGCTAAACTGCACCGCTTTGACGGTGTTAGATATTCCCACACTAACTAGAACGTGGGAACGAGAGAAGTTTGGTAGAGAACAATGTTCACCAATTAGATCAGTCAATTCCCTCTAGGCGGTCTTGATAAACTTGCACTAGCTTGTATTGTCGGCTGAGTTCACAAATATCCGGCCAAAGTGTCGATAATATCTGATGAAAGTCCCGCATTTTCAGGTTGCCGAAACGAATATGAATCACTCTCGGTGGTGGTTCGTGCAGCAATATCCGTTCGGAAAAGTCTGCATCCTTGCTAATAATCGTTACCCCCTGTGCCTGCGCATACTGCCAAATTTGCGAGTCAGTCCAGGTTTCACCCAAGTTTTTGACATGTAGATATTCCGGACCAGCCCACAATCCAAAGCGGTATGGCAGATTCACATCAACCAAAAAGGCTGCCATCAAGCCACCATTTTGAGCGTATAACGATGTGCCATCAGCTTACCGGCAAACATAAGGCAAGCGTCTATGTCTTCAGTTTGTAAAGAGGGATATTGGTACAAGATTTCTTCTCGACTTTCACCGGTACTCAAGAATTCCAAAATGGTTTGCACCGTAATTCGTAAACCGCGCACGGTGGGTTTACCATTGCAAATATCGGGATGAATGGTAATTCTGCCATTCAGATAACTGAGTGGTTGAATTTCTAACATGTGGTGTGACCTCGATAAGCCAGTGTAAAGTGCATTAATAACACCCTGGAAATATTTAATTATAATGGTGATCCTAATTACTGTAGAATCTTTTTGGTGCGTTACGGCTAACGCGCTACTATTCGTGTTTAAGCCGGTAGAGGATAACGTGTTTCCAAGGTTGAAGGAAAATTTGTTTTAGTCAAGTCAAGTGGGCAAAAGCGAAGCGTTGCCCACCATTTCTTCTTCCATGATTATAGAATGGATACTATTTATTATGTATGATAGCACGTAACACGTAGGCGGGGTTGAGGAACGAAACCCAGCTTGCTGAAAAGCCAAGTAGGTCGGCAATCCATTGCCGACTTTTACGACCAAGACTGACCGGTTTTTAAAACCGATCCGATCTGGTAGCAGACGCAGAGTTAATAATGAGAGAATATCCCCATAGTGAAAAAGAAAAAACTCCTGCAAAAAATTTTGGCCGGAATGAATAATGTTCATTTTCATGACCTGCAAAAACTTGTCGAAGCCCACGGTTTCAAACTAGATCGTATAGCAAATCTAGTATAAAATGATTACAATAAAACCAAGATATCTTTTAATAAAAATCGAGTTTAATTTAGAAAAAAACAGAGTGAAGCGGATTAGCCAAAATTATGACCTATTCAATTGATTTTAGAAAGAAAGTATTATCCATAACAGCACCAGAAAATCTAACCTTTTTAGCGGGATCAAAACGAGTTGGTGTCGGTCAAGCGAGTGTAGTCAGATGGTCTCAAAATCTCGAACCTCCACGAACTCGAACTAAACCGACTGTAAAGATCCCTTGGGAGGCCTTGGCTCAAGATGTTGAAGAACACCCCGAGAGCTATCAGTATAAGCGTGCCGCACGGGTTGGTGTGAGCCGGCAAGGGATTGCTTAGGCTTTGAAACCATTAAAACTCTCCCGTAAAAAACCCCTTCCAACACCCCAAAGCCAACCCCGAAGCACAACCGCTCTTCCAAACTCCAATAGCCGAGTTAAAGAAAACCAATCAACCCATTGTCTATCTTGATGAAAGTGGTTTTGCTCATGACCGGCCCCGTCGACACGGTTATTCACCCATTGGTCAAAGGTGTTTTGGTCAGCCAGATTGGGGAGCGAAAGGACGTACTAACGTCATGGGTGCCTTATTATCCGGTTTACTACTGACCGTGACTCGGTTAACGGGCAACGTGAATTCAGAGGCTGTCTCTACTTGGATAACGCCAGAGTTATTACCTCAGTTGCCCAAAGAAGGTGTTATTGTTATGGATAATGCGAGTTTTCATAAGCGATTAGATATTCAAAAGGCTATACGTCATGCCGGTCAGGTTCTACTCTGTTTACCACCTTATTCGCCTCAATTGAACCCGATTGAACCTAAATGGGCACAAGCTAAAGCGATTCGACAACAAAAACCGGGTTCTATCTCTGACATTTTTGCTCTCGATGAAATTTAATCATTTTATACTAGTTTTGCTATAACCATCCCCACTCTCTGGTGCGAGTAATTCATAGTCCAACGTATCCCCGTCGGCGTCGGAACCGGTTAATTGGATGGGGTAATATGTCGGTGATTGGGAATCTAAGGTTTGAGATAAAGAAGTGGCGATCGGCGCTTGATTACCCATTGATATCTGCTTAGCAGTCTTGACACTTAAAAAGCCCGTTTCGTTTTCATGTAGCATGACTTGATAAGGTACCGTGACTCCAGGGGCCGTTTGCACATCGATGACCGGAATGTACAGATTGTTGGTGTCTGGATTATACGTGGCACCCCTGTCGTTGCTAGGTTCTGCCAAAAGGGTTTTAGTTTGCCATTGAAATGACCAACTTTCGGTATTTTCTAACTGTAAATAAACTTGGTAAACCTGACGGGGGGGTGACTTGAGTAGAGGAAGAATTAGAGGGTAACCATTCTACACAAGGTAAATAGGCTGTTTTATTGCCTAAGATATAGGTAGGGCGACAACCATCTGCTTGGATGGGGTGAGACAGGCTTAACGACAAACTCAGTACCGCAGTATGCAAAAGAGCATGTCGTTTTTGACTAGCGTTCAAAAAAGTCCTCCTTTAATTAAGATTAAGTGACCTAAGTGATAATAATACAAGTGTGTTTATTAATTCACTATGACAATCGCTTAAATAAGACTGCCGTTAACAGGGCCTCATTCCACAAACGGGTATAAGCCTATT
Encoded here:
- a CDS encoding heavy metal efflux pump CzcA, which produces MMFQFIIHHSLHQRLLVLAISILLVIYGTLVLRQMPIDVFPDLNKPTVTLMTEAEGMAPEEVEQLITFPIETAMNGLPGVTRIRSVSGIGLAIVFVEFAWGTDIYLNRQQVTERLGLVQEQLPAGIIPQMGPITSIMGEIMLIAMHGANAANTPMQIRELADWVVRPRLLTIPGVSQVIPIGGEIRQYQITPNIAMMGDLQITLAEIENALTDFAINTSGGFLEKQAREYLIRHIGRTTRLEDLQDLVVSFRSGVPILLKQVATVHFSARIKRGDASFNAQPAVILSVQKQPTADTVTLTREIEAALHELNRNMPTGITVDDILFKQANFIEASVTNVEEALRDGAIMVAVILFLFLLNFRTTFISLTAIPISILVTVLVFRYFHLSINTMTLGGLAIAIGELVDDAVVGVENVVRRLRLNHTTTSPQSIMTIISTATLEVRSAIIYATLIIVLVFVPLFALSGIEGRLFAPLGVAYIVSILASMLVSVTLTPVWCYYLLPQAKFVQHEESGLVKQLKQIDTYLLKWSFHHAKLLLIIILLMVITAITTVPFLARSFLPAFNEGTLTISVLLNPGTSLSESNKIGTLAEQLILQVPEVIKVGRRTGRAELDEHAEGVHSSEIEVDLRPSTRSRTEILQDIRSRLAALPAVVNIGQPISHRLDHLLSGVRAQIALKVFGDDLDTLRGLASNLQTQFATIPGIVDLQIEKQVRIPQTQVHLDYSKAATYAVTPAAVTHALQTLVGGRVISQIIEDNRRFDVVLRLADTDRTQQGLSNLLIETPGGYIPLNLIADIEDADGPNQISRDNSRRRIVLSANTDGSDLATIIAKIRREIAQTTLPEGYFISLEGQFQAQEAATQLISLLSLISLALIFLVLYSRYHSAIIALIIMLNIPLALVGSVIALKLTDGILSVASLIGFITLTGISARNGILKISHYLHLMAHEGEVFGQAMIIRGSLERLTPVLMTALTAAFALMPLLLAAGEPGKEILHPVAVVIFGGLISSTLLDTLITPVMFYLWCQSPAERLLALRGKASEY
- a CDS encoding ATPase, with amino-acid sequence MLKRIYIDNYKIFVNFSLDFKQSNLLLGENGSGKTTLFEVINRLKEFVINNNNGSDRFKQLNEI
- a CDS encoding putative transposase, with amino-acid sequence MTYSIDFRKKVLSITAPENLTFLAGSKRVGVGQASVVRWSQNLEPPRTRTKPTVKIPWEALAQDVEEHPESYQYKRAARVGVSRQGIA
- a CDS encoding transposase, producing the protein MGALLSGLLLTVTRLTGNVNSEAVSTWITPELLPQLPKEGVIVMDNASFHKRLDIQKAIRHAGQVLLCLPPYSPQLNPIEPKWAQAKAIRQQKPGSISDIFALDEI